A window of the Tiliqua scincoides isolate rTilSci1 chromosome 5, rTilSci1.hap2, whole genome shotgun sequence genome harbors these coding sequences:
- the LOC136651312 gene encoding zinc finger protein 852-like has protein sequence MSFCAQSPSPAITSSSEKDSSMCMKQGPISFTEIAVHFSSEEWALLSPYQRHLYETIMMENYENVIFVALVWDQIGRKKKQTQSSQERANTGKKPYKCQVCRTTYNDCGHLKIHHRTHTGDKPCKCQVCRMTYNDCGPLKIHHRTHPGEKPYKCQECGKAFSLSRVLKIHQRTHTGEKPYKCQECGKAFSYSNKLKIHQRTHTGERPYKCKECGKAFSLNRVLKIHQRTHTGEKPYKCQECEKAFSWSDCLINHHRTHTGEKPYKCQECGKAFKHSSHLISYHRTHTGEKSFKCQECGKAFTQSSALKMHQRTHTGEKPYKCQECGKAFINSSHLINHHRTHTGEKPYKCQECGKPFSQSGSLIGHQRTHSGKKPYSSPNPRSTL, from the exons ggtcCAATTTCATTCACAGAGATAGCTGTGCATTTCAGTAGTGAAGAGTGGGCTCTGTTGAGTCCATACCAAAGGCACCTATATGAGACCATCATGatggagaattatgaaaatgtgatctttgtag cattggtttgggaccagattggaagaaagaagaaacagaCTCAGTCTTCACAGGAAAGAGCTAATACAGGGAAGAAGCCTTATAAGTGCCAGGTGTGCAGAACAACCTACAATGACTGTGGTCATCTTAAaatccatcacagaacccacacaggggacaaACCCTGTAAGTGCCAGGTGTGCAGAATGACCTACAATGACTGTGGTCCTCTTAAaatccatcacagaacccacccaggggagaaaccctataagtgccaagagtgtggaaaggccttcagtctGAGTAGAGTgcttaagatccaccagagaacccacacaggggagaaaccctataagtgccaggagtgtggaaaggccttcagttaTAGTAATAAACTTAaaatccaccagagaacccacacaggggagagaccCTATAAGTGTAAAGaatgtggaaaggccttcagtctGAATAGAGTgcttaagatccaccagagaacccacacaggggagaaaccctataagtgccaggagtgtgaaaAGGCCTTCAGTTGGAGCGATTGTCTTATAaaccatcatagaacccacacaggagagaaaccatataagtgccAAGAGTGTGGGAAAGCCTTCAAACACAGTAGTCATCTTATAAGCTATCATAGAACGCACACAGGTGAGAAATCctttaagtgccaggagtgtggaaaggccttcactCAGAGTAGTGCACTTAAGATGCACcagagaacccatacaggggagaaaccctataagtgccaggagtgtggaaaagcCTTCATTAACAGTAGTCATCTTATAaaccatcatagaacccacacaggggagaaaccctataagtgccaggagtgtggaaaacccttcagtcagagtggtagtCTTATTGGAcaccagagaacccactcagGAAAGAAACCTTA cagcTCACCCAACCCCAGGAGCACCCTTTGa